One stretch of Nocardia mangyaensis DNA includes these proteins:
- a CDS encoding GNAT family N-acetyltransferase: MEIREFAESDRTELRALAQIAGEGSPTASLWGHPESEAAIYLDPYLDREPESVFVSVEEGKLTGFLVGTVDSAKFPSEEARMTDAIRRYRLGVRRGPALFFARAMADTVAAKLRRHETAGEYDDPDYPAHLHINLAPAARGTGAAEALVHRFLDHARTAGAPGCYLQTLTENTRAVRFFTRVGFTLLGAPTDVPGLRYQGRRVHQQTMVQSL; this comes from the coding sequence ATGGAGATTCGTGAATTCGCCGAGTCGGACCGCACCGAACTGCGCGCGCTGGCCCAGATCGCGGGCGAGGGTTCGCCGACCGCCTCGCTCTGGGGCCACCCGGAATCCGAGGCTGCCATCTATCTCGACCCCTACCTCGACCGGGAACCGGAGTCAGTGTTCGTCTCGGTCGAGGAGGGCAAGCTGACCGGCTTCCTCGTCGGCACCGTCGACTCCGCGAAGTTCCCGAGCGAAGAAGCCCGGATGACCGACGCGATCCGCCGCTACCGCCTCGGTGTACGCCGCGGCCCCGCCCTCTTCTTCGCCCGCGCCATGGCCGACACCGTGGCGGCCAAACTCCGCCGCCACGAAACCGCGGGCGAGTACGACGACCCCGACTACCCCGCCCACCTCCACATCAACCTCGCCCCGGCCGCCCGAGGCACGGGCGCCGCCGAGGCCCTCGTCCATCGCTTCCTCGACCACGCGCGCACCGCGGGCGCACCCGGCTGCTACCTGCAAACCCTCACCGAGAACACCAGAGCCGTCCGCTTCTTCACCCGCGTCGGCTTCACCCTCCTCGGCGCCCCCACCGACGTCCCCGGCCTGCGCTATCAGGGCCGCCGCGTCCACCAGCAGACGATGGTGCAATCGCTGTGA
- a CDS encoding winged helix DNA-binding domain-containing protein — MVSIDAAQRRARLGSRHRLAPGARGGDPVEVARSLVVLHATDPATVFLSVGARTEGLTPAAVERALYDERALVRMLAMRRTMFVAPTELLPVLQSSTCDALAHKQRRAYGRYIEQADVVDGDVASWLAEVEAETHAALLTRGAATGAQLSKDVPRLRTQVDPAPGKSYSKPTSITTWVLVILGAEGRIVRGRPNGSWTSSQYTWAPVETWLPQGFSPLPSEQARVELVRQWLYAFGPAPVTDLKWWTGWTLGEVRKALAHLDITEVDLDGVPGIALTDDLAPVPEPEPWAALLPALDPTPMGWQSRDWFLGPHAPALFDRNGNIGPTVWADGRIVGGWAQRGDGEIVTRLLDDVGADTEKLIAAEIDRTTNWFGDVRAIPRFRTPLQRELTA; from the coding sequence ATGGTTTCGATCGATGCGGCGCAGCGGCGGGCACGGCTGGGGAGCAGGCATCGGCTGGCTCCGGGCGCTCGGGGTGGGGATCCGGTGGAGGTCGCGCGGTCGCTGGTGGTGTTGCATGCCACCGATCCGGCGACGGTGTTCCTGTCGGTCGGGGCGCGGACCGAGGGGTTGACGCCTGCCGCGGTGGAGCGGGCACTCTATGACGAGCGCGCGCTGGTACGCATGCTCGCCATGCGCCGCACCATGTTCGTCGCGCCGACCGAACTGCTGCCGGTGCTGCAATCCTCCACCTGTGACGCGTTGGCGCACAAGCAGCGTCGCGCCTACGGTCGCTACATCGAGCAGGCCGATGTCGTGGACGGTGACGTGGCGTCCTGGCTCGCCGAGGTCGAAGCGGAGACCCACGCCGCGCTGCTGACGCGCGGCGCGGCGACCGGGGCCCAGCTGAGCAAGGACGTGCCCCGCCTGCGCACCCAGGTCGATCCCGCCCCCGGCAAGTCGTACTCCAAGCCGACCAGCATCACCACGTGGGTGCTGGTGATCCTCGGCGCCGAGGGCAGGATCGTGCGCGGTCGCCCCAATGGCAGCTGGACCAGCAGCCAGTACACTTGGGCGCCGGTGGAAACCTGGCTGCCGCAAGGGTTCTCGCCACTGCCGTCCGAGCAAGCACGGGTGGAGTTGGTCCGCCAGTGGCTGTACGCCTTCGGCCCCGCCCCGGTCACCGACCTGAAATGGTGGACCGGCTGGACCCTCGGCGAGGTCCGAAAAGCCTTGGCACACCTCGACATCACCGAGGTCGACCTCGACGGCGTCCCCGGTATCGCGCTCACCGACGACCTCGCCCCAGTCCCCGAACCCGAGCCGTGGGCCGCCCTGCTCCCCGCCCTCGATCCCACCCCGATGGGCTGGCAATCCCGCGACTGGTTCCTCGGCCCCCACGCCCCCGCGCTCTTCGACCGCAACGGCAATATCGGCCCCACCGTCTGGGCCGACGGCCGCATCGTCGGCGGCTGGGCCCAACGCGGCGACGGTGAGATCGTCACCCGCCTCCTCGACGACGTCGGCGCCGACACCGAGAAACTCATCGCAGCCGAAATCGACCGCACCACGAACTGGTTCGGTGATGTCCGCGCGATCCCCCGCTTCCGCACACCCCTGCAACGTGAACTCACCGCGTGA
- a CDS encoding penicillin-binding transpeptidase domain-containing protein → MRLLRKTPVLLLALALLPVACSTGPDQPETVAEAFAAALSSGDAVAAAALTDAPDPATATLTTLFENLGANDTVRVVGTDDNFFTLESTWKFGPEGRNEWTYTSTGSATDADGWKIDWDPRTVAPGLDLGPLSYSPVWPRPARVLDATGGELMTEQVVTLVRIAPDADLPAVAALLAPHGVTEAGLRSALDAAQGKSTTAAVLREADIAPVRDPLTGVFGVTLAPQTRLLTVDKALTGPALAGLAELWQEQADAAAGWAVRAQTAQGTQRIAGPDATTTSDITTTIDIDLQNAAEGALAPLTEPAAIVALRPSTGEVLAVAQNAPADAQGPIALTGLYPPGSTFKTVTASAALQADSDLTVDTVLPCPGKATIEGRTIPNDNGFDLGQVPLHTAFARSCNTTMAELGVRLPPDGLTAAAAQLGLGVDYVTPGLTTVTGKVPSAENPAQRVESSIGQGTVTASPFGMALVAASLAHGSTPAPAIVRGQPGTADRQPEPVPAEVTAQIAAMMAETVSVGTATALRDIPGLLGKTGTAEYLDDTRAHGWFVGIDGDLAFAVFVADAGSSGPAVEAAGRMLRVTR, encoded by the coding sequence GTGCGCCTCCTCCGCAAGACACCGGTCCTGCTCCTGGCACTAGCGCTGCTGCCTGTCGCCTGCTCCACGGGCCCCGATCAGCCCGAGACCGTCGCCGAAGCCTTCGCCGCCGCGCTGAGCAGCGGTGACGCCGTCGCCGCCGCGGCGCTCACCGACGCGCCCGACCCGGCAACGGCCACCCTGACCACGCTGTTCGAGAACCTCGGCGCGAACGACACCGTGCGGGTCGTCGGAACCGACGACAACTTCTTCACCCTCGAATCCACCTGGAAGTTCGGTCCGGAGGGCCGCAACGAGTGGACCTACACCAGCACCGGATCGGCCACCGACGCCGACGGCTGGAAGATCGACTGGGATCCGCGCACCGTCGCGCCCGGACTCGACCTCGGTCCACTGAGCTACAGCCCGGTCTGGCCGCGTCCGGCGCGGGTGCTCGACGCCACCGGCGGCGAACTGATGACCGAGCAGGTGGTGACGCTGGTGCGGATCGCGCCCGATGCCGACCTGCCCGCGGTGGCCGCGCTGCTCGCGCCGCACGGGGTCACCGAGGCCGGTCTGCGCTCGGCTCTGGACGCGGCGCAGGGCAAGTCGACGACTGCGGCAGTCCTGCGCGAGGCGGACATCGCGCCGGTCCGCGACCCGCTCACCGGGGTGTTCGGGGTGACACTGGCCCCTCAGACCCGGCTGCTCACCGTGGACAAGGCATTGACCGGCCCGGCCCTGGCCGGACTCGCCGAACTGTGGCAGGAGCAGGCCGACGCCGCCGCCGGCTGGGCGGTGCGCGCGCAGACCGCCCAGGGCACCCAGCGCATCGCCGGGCCCGACGCCACCACGACCAGCGACATCACCACCACCATCGACATCGACCTACAGAACGCCGCCGAGGGCGCCCTGGCCCCGCTCACCGAGCCCGCCGCCATCGTCGCGTTGCGGCCCTCCACCGGGGAAGTGCTCGCCGTCGCGCAGAACGCCCCCGCCGACGCCCAGGGCCCGATCGCGCTGACCGGCCTCTACCCGCCAGGCTCCACCTTCAAGACGGTCACCGCCTCCGCCGCGCTGCAGGCCGATTCCGACCTCACCGTCGACACCGTGCTGCCCTGCCCCGGAAAGGCCACCATCGAGGGCCGCACCATTCCCAACGACAACGGCTTCGACCTCGGTCAGGTGCCGCTGCACACGGCCTTCGCGCGCTCGTGCAACACCACCATGGCCGAGCTGGGCGTGCGCCTGCCACCCGACGGGCTCACCGCCGCGGCCGCGCAACTCGGGCTCGGGGTCGACTATGTGACACCCGGCTTGACGACCGTCACCGGCAAGGTGCCGTCCGCCGAGAACCCGGCGCAACGGGTCGAATCGAGCATCGGACAGGGCACCGTCACCGCCTCGCCGTTCGGGATGGCGCTCGTGGCCGCCTCGCTCGCGCACGGTTCCACGCCCGCCCCGGCCATCGTGCGCGGGCAGCCCGGCACGGCAGATCGGCAGCCCGAGCCGGTGCCCGCGGAGGTAACCGCGCAGATAGCGGCCATGATGGCCGAGACGGTGAGCGTGGGCACCGCCACCGCGCTGCGCGACATCCCCGGTCTGCTCGGCAAGACCGGCACCGCCGAATACCTCGACGACACCCGTGCCCACGGCTGGTTCGTCGGGATCGACGGTGACCTCGCGTTCGCGGTGTTCGTGGCTGATGCCGGCAGCTCCGGACCGGCGGTCGAGGCAGCGGGACGGATGCTTCGTGTGACACGATGA
- a CDS encoding serine/threonine-protein kinase produces MVNTRDVTISRRFGVGAIDTGQKIAEHYRLVERIGSGGTGVVWRAVDERLQRSVAVKQIHIKPSLPEGERDVLRQRAIREARNAARFQHPNAIVVFDITEHNGDPCLVMEYLKSVSLAGELGQKGPLPLAEVARIGEQVASSLIAAHGVGLVHRDVKPGNILLGDHGEVKITDFGISRAAGDVTLTETGLICGTAAYLAPEVARGADPTPAADVFALGATLFHALEGEPPYGANANPLAVLYAAANGQVREPRNAGPATDFLLDLLSPDPLDRPTMTEARDALAAFADADSNAVSAGFVPASEAYGRRNSTAATQVIRQSGRRTSHAGASTPTTRQIRSNPRPPARHDTAAHPPTQAQPAPAPQHKRAGKGRAVLIGSGVGAVIAAIAVAISAMSSSDSDSPSVQANPTTSVQASAAPTTTAAVPALGQTANVGTVDIGSAGLLVENFFSNPGGSWSMLTPAAQEVYGSEGEFRQYWNERTVNTFASITGTNNSDGSSDMRLASITINGQTKSMVMRVVSMGGGLRIDGDTR; encoded by the coding sequence ATGGTCAATACGCGGGATGTCACAATTTCGAGAAGGTTCGGAGTAGGCGCCATCGATACCGGTCAGAAGATCGCGGAGCATTACCGCCTGGTCGAGCGTATTGGTAGCGGCGGCACAGGCGTTGTATGGCGTGCTGTCGACGAACGCCTCCAACGCTCGGTGGCAGTGAAGCAGATCCACATCAAACCCAGCTTGCCCGAGGGCGAGCGGGATGTCTTGCGCCAGCGTGCGATTCGGGAAGCCCGCAACGCGGCACGCTTCCAGCATCCCAACGCCATCGTGGTGTTCGACATCACCGAGCACAACGGCGACCCGTGCCTGGTGATGGAGTACCTGAAATCGGTGAGCCTGGCCGGCGAACTGGGGCAGAAGGGTCCGCTGCCCCTGGCCGAGGTCGCTCGCATCGGCGAACAGGTGGCGTCCTCGCTCATCGCGGCCCACGGGGTCGGGCTGGTGCACCGCGACGTGAAACCGGGCAACATCCTGCTCGGCGACCACGGTGAGGTGAAGATCACCGATTTCGGCATCTCCCGCGCCGCCGGTGACGTCACCCTCACCGAAACCGGGCTGATCTGCGGAACCGCCGCCTACCTCGCCCCCGAGGTCGCGCGCGGCGCCGACCCCACGCCGGCCGCTGATGTGTTCGCGCTCGGCGCGACACTGTTCCACGCGCTCGAGGGCGAACCGCCCTACGGTGCCAACGCCAATCCACTGGCCGTGCTCTACGCCGCGGCCAACGGGCAGGTGCGCGAGCCCCGCAACGCGGGCCCGGCCACCGACTTCCTGCTCGACCTGCTCAGCCCGGACCCGCTGGACCGGCCCACGATGACCGAGGCGCGCGACGCGCTGGCCGCCTTCGCCGACGCCGACTCCAACGCGGTGTCCGCCGGATTCGTCCCGGCCAGTGAGGCCTACGGTCGACGCAACTCCACCGCGGCCACCCAGGTGATCCGGCAGTCGGGCCGACGTACCTCGCACGCGGGCGCCTCGACGCCGACCACCCGCCAGATTCGCTCCAATCCGCGCCCGCCGGCACGCCACGACACCGCCGCGCACCCGCCGACCCAGGCGCAGCCCGCACCCGCCCCACAGCACAAGCGGGCGGGCAAGGGCAGGGCGGTACTGATCGGTTCCGGTGTCGGTGCTGTGATCGCGGCGATCGCGGTGGCGATCAGCGCGATGAGCAGCTCTGACTCCGATTCCCCTTCGGTGCAGGCGAATCCGACCACCTCGGTGCAGGCCTCGGCGGCGCCGACCACCACCGCCGCGGTCCCCGCGCTCGGCCAGACCGCCAATGTGGGCACCGTCGACATCGGCTCGGCCGGTCTGCTGGTGGAGAACTTCTTCAGCAATCCGGGTGGTTCGTGGTCGATGCTGACCCCGGCCGCGCAGGAGGTCTACGGCAGTGAGGGCGAGTTCCGGCAGTACTGGAACGAGCGCACCGTCAACACCTTCGCCAGCATCACCGGCACCAACAACTCCGATGGCTCGAGCGACATGCGCCTGGCCAGCATCACCATCAACGGGCAGACCAAGTCGATGGTGATGCGGGTGGTCAGCATGGGTGGCGGTCTGCGGATCGACGGCGACACCCGCTGA
- a CDS encoding arylamine N-acetyltransferase family protein, producing the protein MTEAVHRDDRWLGEDLDLDAYLARIGYIGPRAATVETLRALVRGHTTTIPFENLEIILGRGIPLDLESLQDKLIRRRRGGYCFENVAVFAAALERFGFGVTGLSGRVTYGVLDAGTLRPATHALLRVTVPGDDRVWICDVGFGFGPLEPFELLDGRGEFGLGDWRYRLERRTGALGAPLWVLFQRSHEGWLDRHTFTEDPQYRIDYAVGNHFVSTFPRSPFISRPYVQRFLPGAHHILDDLRLTTEYPDGAAQTRDLDLVDLPKVLVEVFDIDLDEVDAATLVTGPWRAN; encoded by the coding sequence ATGACCGAGGCCGTGCACCGCGACGACCGCTGGCTGGGCGAAGATCTCGACCTCGACGCCTACCTGGCCAGGATCGGCTACATCGGCCCGCGTGCCGCCACGGTCGAGACGCTGCGCGCCCTCGTCCGCGGCCACACCACCACGATCCCCTTCGAGAACCTCGAGATCATCCTCGGTCGCGGTATTCCGCTGGACCTGGAATCGCTGCAGGACAAGCTGATCCGGCGCCGTCGCGGCGGCTACTGTTTCGAGAACGTCGCGGTGTTCGCCGCGGCGCTCGAGCGGTTCGGCTTCGGCGTGACCGGGCTCAGCGGGCGGGTCACCTACGGGGTGCTCGACGCCGGGACGCTGCGGCCTGCCACGCACGCCCTGCTGCGCGTCACGGTGCCCGGCGACGACCGGGTCTGGATCTGCGATGTCGGGTTCGGCTTCGGACCGCTGGAACCGTTCGAACTTCTCGACGGACGCGGTGAGTTCGGTCTCGGTGACTGGCGCTATCGGCTCGAACGCCGTACCGGTGCGCTGGGTGCGCCCCTGTGGGTGTTGTTCCAGCGCAGCCACGAAGGCTGGCTGGACCGCCACACCTTCACCGAGGACCCGCAGTACCGCATCGACTACGCGGTGGGGAATCACTTCGTGTCGACCTTCCCGCGCTCGCCGTTCATCTCCCGGCCTTATGTGCAACGCTTCCTGCCCGGCGCACATCACATCCTCGACGATCTGAGGCTGACCACCGAATACCCCGACGGGGCCGCGCAGACCCGCGACCTTGACCTGGTCGACCTACCGAAAGTGCTGGTAGAGGTGTTCGACATCGATCTCGACGAGGTCGACGCTGCTACCCTCGTGACCGGGCCATGGCGAGCGAACTGA
- the nadC gene encoding carboxylating nicotinate-nucleotide diphosphorylase, whose amino-acid sequence MALDATLDRDEVLALIGTALEEDLRYGPDVTTVATVSADAVSKASVVSRQSGTVAGIDVGLLVLDQVLGAGTYEISERVADGTRVEPGTSVLSVLAPTRGLLTAERTMLNLVCHLSGIATATAAWVDAVEGTDCRIRDSRKTLPGLRALQKYAVRVGGGVNHRMGLGDAALIKDNHVVAAGSVVNALRAVRELAPDIACEVEVDSLEQLDAVLAENVELVLLDNFPLWQTQAAVQRRDAKAPATRLESSGGLSLDQAAEYANTGVDYLAVGALTHSVRVLDLGLDM is encoded by the coding sequence ATGGCTCTGGATGCCACTCTGGATCGTGACGAGGTGCTGGCGTTGATCGGCACCGCGCTCGAGGAGGACCTGCGTTACGGGCCTGACGTCACGACGGTCGCCACCGTGTCCGCGGACGCGGTGAGCAAGGCGTCGGTCGTGTCGCGTCAGTCCGGGACCGTGGCCGGGATCGATGTCGGGCTGCTCGTGCTCGATCAGGTGCTCGGCGCGGGCACCTACGAGATCTCCGAGCGGGTCGCCGACGGGACACGGGTGGAACCGGGCACCTCGGTGCTGAGTGTCCTCGCGCCCACCCGGGGGCTGCTGACCGCCGAACGAACCATGCTGAACCTGGTCTGCCACCTGTCCGGCATCGCCACCGCCACCGCCGCCTGGGTCGACGCGGTCGAGGGCACCGACTGCCGAATCCGCGACAGCCGCAAAACCCTTCCCGGCCTGCGTGCGCTGCAGAAGTACGCCGTGCGCGTGGGTGGCGGGGTGAACCACCGTATGGGCCTCGGTGACGCCGCCCTGATCAAGGACAACCACGTCGTCGCCGCGGGCTCGGTCGTGAACGCGCTGCGCGCCGTGCGGGAGCTCGCTCCCGACATCGCCTGCGAGGTCGAGGTCGACAGCCTCGAACAACTCGACGCGGTCCTGGCCGAGAACGTCGAACTCGTCCTGCTCGACAACTTCCCCCTCTGGCAGACCCAGGCCGCCGTCCAGCGCCGCGACGCCAAGGCCCCCGCCACGAGACTCGAGTCCTCCGGCGGCCTGTCCCTCGACCAGGCCGCCGAGTACGCCAACACCGGCGTCGACTACCTCGCCGTCGGCGCCCTCACCCACTCGGTCCGCGTCCTGGACCTGGGTTTGGACATGTGA
- a CDS encoding alpha/beta hydrolase family protein — protein MTRVGGIAAICAVLVATLLAAAPVGHTQPVCTAGVALTPVTITVDGELATGRVYEPYRCVPGDIPARQLVVAVHGHGGSSADFAPYMSSIAAAGDSPVLLMDLRSADGQWRTGEWNLWAGWRDVVAATQWYRELHRSVETTVLWGWSQGGITSGLAVAHGPPGLFDYWVDNYGPADGFTMWAAAGTVNPALPRQIERDAGGCTPIVCPLAYIERSPALLADRLSMRRAFLIHGTADTVVPFATSVELRAALTAAGKSFSFYTVVSGRDLAGQIVPGNHDVGPALFEGGCVVLRLLAGTEPLDPPISDYLVDVANNVVTAPPPPADAKCAA, from the coding sequence ATGACACGGGTCGGCGGAATCGCCGCGATCTGCGCCGTGCTGGTCGCGACGCTGCTGGCGGCCGCACCGGTCGGGCACACCCAACCGGTGTGCACGGCCGGTGTCGCGTTGACGCCGGTCACCATCACCGTCGACGGTGAGCTCGCCACCGGACGGGTGTACGAGCCGTATCGGTGTGTGCCGGGTGACATCCCGGCCCGGCAGCTGGTCGTGGCGGTCCACGGACACGGCGGATCCTCGGCCGATTTCGCGCCGTACATGTCCTCGATCGCGGCGGCGGGCGACTCGCCGGTCCTGCTCATGGATCTGCGCAGCGCCGACGGACAGTGGCGCACCGGGGAATGGAATCTGTGGGCCGGCTGGCGGGACGTGGTCGCGGCGACGCAGTGGTACCGCGAGCTCCATCGGAGCGTCGAAACGACGGTGCTGTGGGGCTGGAGTCAGGGGGGCATCACCAGCGGCCTGGCCGTGGCGCACGGCCCGCCCGGCCTGTTCGACTACTGGGTCGACAACTACGGCCCCGCCGACGGCTTCACCATGTGGGCCGCCGCCGGGACGGTGAACCCGGCCCTGCCGCGCCAGATCGAACGCGACGCCGGTGGCTGCACGCCGATCGTCTGCCCGCTCGCCTATATCGAGCGCTCACCGGCGCTGCTCGCCGACCGGTTGAGCATGCGCCGGGCCTTCCTCATCCACGGCACCGCCGACACCGTCGTCCCCTTCGCCACCAGTGTGGAGCTGCGGGCGGCGCTGACCGCGGCGGGCAAGTCGTTCTCCTTCTATACCGTGGTCAGCGGGCGTGACCTGGCCGGACAGATCGTCCCCGGCAATCATGACGTCGGGCCCGCCCTGTTCGAAGGTGGTTGCGTGGTGCTGCGGCTGCTCGCCGGGACCGAGCCGCTGGACCCGCCGATCAGCGACTACCTCGTCGACGTGGCCAACAACGTGGTCACCGCGCCACCGCCACCCGCCGACGCCAAGTGCGCGGCCTGA
- a CDS encoding acyltransferase family protein, with protein MPKVHTASLIEESGPVHSGPAASSTVRRQDLDGLRGIAIALVVAFHVWAGRVSGGVDVFLVLSGFFFTGAVVRGVERRGVIAAKETARRTVRRLTPSLVVVLAAIVLATVILRPYTQLGETAAQTLASMFYVQNWYLATAELDYLAPDPSVSPLQHLWSMSVQGQFYVAILLVLAGWAWLRRRGRADRPGLLIALTALGLLSFWYATAGTAQHQAWTYYDSMARVWELLAGAALAVAAPWLRLPTRVRALAAVVGLAMVLTCGPLFDGANQFPGVAALWPVGAACLVIASGFGFADGPSAWPNRVLGGRICTELGTLAYPLYLWHWPILIFYLAESGRSHAGLVDGLVVIAISLVLAYATTRLIETPLRLPPRGRSHEGKQHRAAGVLVAATTVAVLVVTMGWQLVLAANPAVPPRELDAQRYPGATALLTGAEYSPEPMRPTVFEGGVDSPPPTTDGCITPSREVRVCTYGDPNAARSIAVVGGSHSEHWIPALEVLGAERGIRVISYLKEGCPVTLADQPSYAEWPFPECHEWSREVLDRLAADPPDWVLTLSTRYRQDGLGDEVPIEYLEVWSAMQERGLNVLALRDTPRLRRDGVLYRATDCLAHRGDPDSCGLDRASALAPADPALEPAAGFPNVHLLDLSDAVCRPQRCRVVEGNVLIYRDEHHLTASYARSLAPELGRQIGTITGWW; from the coding sequence GTGCCGAAGGTTCATACCGCGTCGCTGATCGAGGAATCCGGGCCGGTCCACAGCGGACCCGCCGCCTCCTCGACCGTGCGGCGGCAGGATCTGGACGGGCTGCGTGGCATCGCGATCGCGCTGGTCGTCGCGTTCCACGTGTGGGCGGGCCGGGTCTCCGGCGGCGTCGACGTCTTCCTCGTCCTGTCGGGATTCTTCTTCACCGGCGCGGTGGTGCGTGGAGTCGAGCGCCGCGGCGTGATCGCCGCGAAGGAGACCGCCCGGCGGACCGTTCGTCGGCTGACGCCCTCGCTGGTGGTCGTGCTGGCCGCGATCGTGCTCGCCACGGTCATCCTGCGGCCCTACACCCAGCTGGGGGAGACCGCCGCGCAGACGCTGGCCTCGATGTTCTATGTCCAGAACTGGTACCTGGCCACCGCCGAACTCGACTATCTCGCGCCCGACCCGTCGGTCAGCCCACTGCAGCACCTGTGGTCGATGTCGGTGCAGGGACAGTTCTATGTGGCGATCCTGCTGGTGCTGGCCGGGTGGGCCTGGCTGCGGCGGCGCGGCAGGGCCGATCGGCCCGGTCTGCTGATCGCGCTCACCGCGCTCGGACTGCTCTCGTTCTGGTACGCCACCGCGGGCACCGCGCAGCACCAGGCCTGGACCTACTACGACAGCATGGCGCGGGTCTGGGAACTGCTCGCGGGCGCGGCCCTTGCCGTCGCCGCGCCCTGGCTGCGGCTGCCGACCCGGGTGCGCGCCCTGGCCGCGGTGGTCGGTCTGGCGATGGTGCTGACGTGCGGTCCACTCTTCGACGGCGCGAACCAGTTCCCCGGCGTCGCGGCGCTGTGGCCGGTGGGGGCGGCCTGCCTGGTGATCGCCTCGGGTTTCGGGTTCGCCGACGGACCGTCGGCGTGGCCGAACCGGGTGCTCGGCGGGCGGATCTGCACCGAACTCGGGACGCTGGCCTATCCGCTGTACCTGTGGCACTGGCCGATCCTCATCTTCTACCTGGCCGAGTCGGGACGCTCGCACGCCGGACTCGTCGACGGGCTGGTGGTGATCGCGATCTCGCTGGTGCTCGCCTATGCCACCACCCGCCTGATCGAGACACCGTTACGGCTGCCACCCCGGGGCCGGTCCCACGAAGGAAAGCAGCATCGGGCGGCCGGGGTACTGGTCGCGGCGACCACCGTCGCCGTGCTGGTGGTGACGATGGGCTGGCAGCTGGTCCTGGCCGCCAATCCGGCCGTGCCGCCCCGCGAGCTGGACGCGCAGCGGTATCCGGGCGCCACCGCCCTGCTCACCGGCGCGGAGTACTCGCCGGAACCGATGCGCCCCACGGTGTTCGAGGGCGGGGTCGACAGTCCGCCGCCGACCACCGACGGCTGCATCACCCCCAGTCGGGAGGTCCGTGTCTGCACCTACGGTGATCCGAACGCGGCCCGCTCGATCGCGGTGGTCGGCGGGTCGCATTCCGAGCACTGGATTCCCGCGCTGGAGGTACTCGGCGCCGAACGGGGGATCCGGGTGATCTCCTACCTCAAGGAGGGCTGTCCGGTCACCCTCGCCGACCAGCCGTCCTACGCCGAGTGGCCGTTTCCCGAGTGTCACGAGTGGTCCAGGGAAGTGCTCGACCGTTTGGCCGCCGATCCACCGGACTGGGTACTCACCCTGTCCACGCGGTACCGCCAGGACGGCCTCGGTGACGAGGTGCCCATCGAATACCTCGAGGTGTGGTCGGCGATGCAGGAGCGCGGACTCAATGTGCTCGCGCTGCGCGACACGCCACGGCTACGCCGCGACGGCGTGCTCTACCGCGCCACCGACTGCCTGGCCCACCGCGGCGACCCCGACAGCTGCGGCCTCGACCGCGCCTCGGCGCTGGCCCCCGCCGACCCCGCCCTGGAACCGGCCGCCGGATTCCCCAATGTGCACCTGCTCGACCTCTCCGACGCCGTCTGCCGACCGCAGCGCTGCCGGGTGGTCGAGGGCAATGTGCTCATCTACCGCGATGAACACCACCTGACCGCCAGCTACGCGCGCTCGCTCGCGCCCGAACTCGGTCGCCAGATCGGCACCATCACCGGCTGGTGGTGA